From Pedobacter indicus, a single genomic window includes:
- a CDS encoding phosphatase PAP2 family protein encodes MKELVLFIILLIWGQTQLFGAGVIKHSNELRDTIRLRDDSIRARMLAKENSRPNIKDAIRFVDATAYTVTAPLRWDGDDWLKTGGVIAGTALTSLLDKPVRSFWQNRNSGAWDGIERAGFHLGKPYAAFILTGGFYLTGVALNNEWAKETGLILGAAYLTSGAIQTLMKTAVGRARPATNEGPWAFDPMSPEAGYHSFPSGHIQIAMVSALVLASRTDNPWLKSAFYATGGLTLISRMYSDSHWLSDMAFGTAISWFCTQAILKRMDNTHYSNPFNKLKGIQWSLAPTTSGLGLVGIF; translated from the coding sequence ATGAAAGAACTGGTTCTTTTTATAATATTGCTTATTTGGGGTCAGACGCAGTTATTTGGAGCAGGCGTCATTAAACATAGCAACGAATTACGAGACACGATCAGGTTAAGAGACGATTCGATTCGTGCAAGAATGCTGGCGAAAGAAAACAGTAGACCAAATATCAAGGATGCTATTCGCTTTGTAGACGCAACCGCCTATACAGTTACTGCCCCCCTGCGATGGGATGGTGACGACTGGTTAAAAACCGGTGGAGTAATAGCTGGCACAGCGCTGACGAGTCTATTGGATAAGCCGGTTCGATCATTTTGGCAGAACAGAAATTCAGGTGCTTGGGACGGTATAGAACGTGCTGGTTTTCATTTAGGGAAGCCTTACGCAGCTTTTATTCTTACTGGTGGATTTTACTTGACTGGTGTTGCCTTGAATAATGAATGGGCTAAAGAAACCGGACTTATCCTTGGCGCGGCTTATCTAACCAGTGGTGCGATACAAACGCTGATGAAGACAGCTGTCGGCAGGGCGCGACCCGCAACGAATGAAGGCCCATGGGCTTTTGACCCCATGTCACCAGAAGCTGGCTATCACTCCTTCCCTTCTGGTCATATACAAATTGCTATGGTCAGCGCATTGGTCCTGGCGAGCCGAACAGATAACCCTTGGCTTAAATCAGCTTTCTACGCTACGGGAGGGCTAACTTTAATATCTCGAATGTACTCTGATTCGCATTGGCTTTCTGACATGGCATTTGGTACTGCCATTTCATGGTTCTGTACGCAAGCCATTCTGAAGCGAATGGATAATACACACTACAGTAACCCCTTTAATAAATTGAAAGGTATTCAGTGGTCATTAGCTCCCACAACTAGCGGGCTTGGCCTTGTAGGTATTTTTTAA
- a CDS encoding GAF domain-containing protein gives MKLNILDIAEIGDYPFSNADIKISFDSFLRYLKERIKNRQALNTSFLMEVLQRIESAIEKHGEIRTDNVSLFEEELSLIYKCLTSPIQDESQTYWALAAPIGQCIFYGTEPFYNLLQEQYCEVVNKLKGIDQENEEAGNKQRQVFYSLIIEKLYGITFNQKHEVIRSVSDPKTGLLRYYRVNINNQFIDVHIHGKIPTLNYQEIRSLSTKKFDWRDLQSRLPLDQFTFSGFSILTVDDVTISQSLEDIKNLIIHSKGRDPIEDRLILSLKTIVGNPHIEFGLVPFLRINDNIVFDRFTQQNSIILDLLRKSDIPTDRMDVIIDQYLKEPEILFFNTGNLPTHDNEKVNLLFQGFLVSPIKSYALIPVYHNSEPVGALEIYTHQEGILNESLLVKLSDVPPLLGQILRDNAVDFENSIDDIIKEKFTSLQPAVQWKFNKKAWEYKKALVPDQPKPIIQDIKFEQVYPLYGAIDIRNSTIERNAAAAADLEIQLKLLHDVLLKLADYSNLAFLEELTHVCESWIDKIESEMLSNIELSVSDFLNKDVPETLKYFKSHDKQAGEIIRAYENALIPETGEAFKNRRALESSIKLINTAVNSYLEMFNDEIQNSYPCYFEKFRSDGVEYDIYIGQSIAPKKPFNILYLKNIRLWQLTSMAAIGRVTHSLIEQMETPLQTTQLIFVNSSPIDISFRIDERRFDVEGAYNIRYEMVKKRIDKVRIKGTNERLTQPGKIALVYFSPNEIREFKNSISYLQKKGMLLYDLEDVELEELQGVHGLRSLRVGIQLEENTTN, from the coding sequence ATGAAATTAAACATATTAGACATTGCTGAAATCGGAGACTATCCATTTTCAAATGCAGACATAAAGATCTCTTTCGACAGTTTTTTAAGATATCTGAAAGAAAGAATAAAAAACAGACAAGCTCTGAATACTTCATTTTTAATGGAAGTTCTCCAAAGGATTGAAAGTGCAATAGAAAAACATGGCGAAATACGAACAGATAACGTATCACTTTTCGAAGAAGAGCTTTCTCTTATATACAAATGCCTCACGTCACCCATTCAAGATGAATCACAAACCTATTGGGCACTCGCCGCTCCTATCGGGCAATGTATATTCTATGGTACCGAACCATTCTATAATCTTTTGCAAGAACAGTATTGCGAGGTGGTCAACAAGTTAAAAGGAATCGACCAAGAAAATGAGGAGGCTGGCAATAAGCAAAGACAAGTGTTTTATTCGTTGATCATCGAAAAACTTTATGGTATCACGTTCAACCAAAAACACGAAGTTATTCGCTCCGTCTCCGATCCGAAAACGGGCTTACTCAGATACTACCGTGTTAACATAAACAATCAATTCATTGATGTACATATCCACGGCAAGATACCTACACTTAATTATCAAGAGATAAGAAGTCTCAGTACAAAAAAATTCGATTGGAGAGATCTACAGAGCCGGTTACCTTTAGATCAGTTCACATTTTCAGGTTTTTCAATTTTGACCGTGGATGACGTAACCATTAGCCAGTCGCTCGAGGACATTAAAAACCTCATTATTCATTCGAAGGGAAGAGACCCGATTGAAGACCGATTAATCCTATCGTTAAAAACCATCGTTGGGAATCCGCATATTGAATTCGGACTTGTCCCCTTCTTAAGGATAAACGATAATATTGTTTTCGACCGCTTCACGCAACAAAATAGCATCATTCTTGATCTGCTCCGTAAAAGTGATATTCCCACAGACCGGATGGATGTTATCATCGACCAATACCTTAAAGAACCGGAAATCTTGTTTTTTAATACTGGTAACCTACCAACTCATGACAATGAAAAGGTGAATCTACTTTTTCAAGGCTTTTTAGTCTCCCCGATAAAATCCTACGCGCTTATTCCCGTTTATCACAACAGCGAACCAGTGGGTGCACTCGAAATCTATACGCACCAAGAGGGCATCTTAAACGAGAGCTTGTTAGTTAAGTTAAGCGACGTGCCTCCACTGTTGGGCCAGATACTCCGGGATAACGCGGTTGACTTTGAAAACAGTATTGACGATATCATTAAAGAAAAATTCACCTCTTTACAGCCAGCTGTTCAATGGAAGTTTAACAAAAAAGCATGGGAATATAAAAAAGCCTTGGTACCTGACCAACCGAAACCTATTATTCAGGACATCAAATTCGAACAAGTATATCCGCTTTATGGTGCGATTGATATAAGGAATTCTACTATTGAAAGGAATGCAGCCGCAGCTGCCGACCTAGAAATCCAACTGAAGCTCTTGCACGATGTCCTTCTTAAATTAGCCGATTATAGTAACCTTGCTTTCCTGGAAGAGCTCACCCATGTCTGCGAAAGCTGGATTGACAAGATAGAGTCTGAAATGCTGAGCAATATTGAATTGTCAGTAAGTGACTTTTTAAATAAAGATGTGCCTGAAACCCTGAAATACTTCAAATCGCACGACAAACAAGCAGGTGAAATTATCAGGGCTTATGAAAATGCCTTGATCCCCGAAACGGGAGAAGCTTTCAAAAACCGTCGTGCTCTCGAATCATCTATCAAGCTTATCAATACAGCCGTCAATTCATATCTCGAGATGTTTAATGATGAAATACAGAACTCCTACCCTTGTTATTTCGAAAAATTCAGATCGGACGGTGTAGAGTATGATATTTACATCGGACAATCAATAGCGCCGAAAAAACCATTTAATATACTATATTTAAAGAATATACGATTGTGGCAACTTACCTCTATGGCAGCCATCGGTAGGGTAACTCACAGTCTGATAGAGCAAATGGAAACTCCCCTCCAGACAACTCAGTTGATCTTTGTCAACTCTTCACCAATCGACATTAGCTTTCGTATCGATGAACGACGTTTCGATGTCGAAGGGGCATATAACATACGATATGAAATGGTCAAAAAGCGAATTGATAAAGTCCGCATCAAGGGGACGAATGAGCGCTTGACACAACCAGGAAAAATAGCGTTAGTGTATTTCAGTCCTAATGAAATCCGCGAATTCAAAAACTCCATAAGCTATCTCCAAAAGAAAGGGATGCTTCTCTATGACTTAGAAGACGTAGAACTTGAAGAGTTGCAGGGAGTTCATGGATTACGTTCACTGCGCGTAGGGATCCAATTGGAAGAAAATACCACAAACTGA
- a CDS encoding BamA/TamA family outer membrane protein has protein sequence MRYFYTILIVFLFASEYTLAQENIANRIIFIGDAGEINFKQETIIPRAAELVIDGKTQVVYLGDNIYPRGIGLPGSPEEASTKDILRSQFEPMRAQGAPVFFIPGNHDWDRMGKDGLAKIKAQGEFLRAQGDSLLKLIPEDGCPGPVEVPISAEAVMIAYDSEWWLFPYDTSSPDSDCECTTEEEFIDRLEELLYKNRNKTILLSSHHPFHSYGVHGGYYSFKDHLFPLTVLDENLWIPMPIVGSLYPLLRTSVFLNPEDMPHPKYQNLISKVTDVISGFPNVILIAGHEHGLQFIRKDGNYQIVSGSGAKSAYVKKADSLLYGSSLQGFVTVDLLENRNTDVSFYLYNNDSVSQSFKYTIQYIDESLIDEHSALNDIKGDSIVIQANPRYNKRNNFHRKLFGENYRKEWAAETKVPILRISEIEGGLTPIKRGGGMQTVSIRLQDSTGKQWVLRSVNKNSESLLPSELHHTFASDFIDDAVSAQHPYSALMVPPIANAAKVPHTNPVIGWVAPDSLLGVYNLTIANTLNLLEEREPLGDSDNSIKMVEKVFNDNDDTFGAKTFFRSRLLDLLIGDWDRHEDQYRWVDEKEGKDKDYRVVPRDRDQVIRLMEGLFPSIVSRKWAVPTIQGFDDHVRNMNYSMYKSDFLDAHPKMQLSYDEWMSLTNEFVANVTDSVLWESVHSLPSSSVELRGKELFKTLSARRDAIPEAMDEYYQFVNSIVDIRLSNKNERVKITDETDGAMRILVNKINKEGEIKKELMNRVYHPDTTKRINLYLSDGVDSVAMDAPNSPIRLRIVGGQENKVIDIKQANKKVHLYDLAKTNSTYLGDKKQLKTHISADSTHTRFEPVNLYNVTMPLASIGYNLDDGILLGAGFKYVHQRGFRKTPFTHSQKVLVSGALKTGSFKVDYEGHWKNLIGKADLVVNAYAFVPNNTQNFFGLGNDSQFDKSLNSSYYRARFNLYELEPTLQWNQEGRSFKIGPSFQYYSLDPSKNEGRLILQEDILHSHDRYDIEKDKSFAGLTSAFHLDNRNHHLLPTQGGFFSSKAKAYAGLNDASNSFVQVSADMGFYKGFANNAIVIADRIGGGVTFGDPAFYQLHFLGGQDNLLGTRKYRYAGNHMFYNNFETRIRLAKVGSFILPGQLGLIGFYDLGKVWSEGYNSDTIHQTYGGGLYYAPAMMAVFQLVAGHSQDGWYPHFSMGFRF, from the coding sequence ATGAGGTATTTTTATACTATATTAATCGTCTTTTTATTCGCTAGTGAGTACACCCTGGCACAGGAGAACATTGCCAATCGGATTATTTTTATCGGTGACGCTGGCGAGATCAATTTTAAACAGGAAACAATTATCCCACGTGCCGCAGAACTGGTCATTGACGGTAAGACACAAGTTGTTTATTTAGGTGATAATATCTACCCTCGCGGAATCGGTCTGCCAGGGAGTCCCGAAGAAGCGTCGACCAAAGACATTCTAAGATCACAATTTGAACCCATGAGAGCACAGGGCGCTCCGGTATTCTTTATTCCCGGCAATCATGATTGGGATCGAATGGGAAAAGATGGTTTAGCCAAAATTAAGGCTCAAGGTGAATTCCTTAGAGCGCAGGGCGACTCACTATTGAAGTTAATCCCCGAAGATGGTTGCCCGGGACCTGTTGAAGTACCAATTTCAGCAGAAGCTGTTATGATCGCTTATGACAGCGAGTGGTGGCTTTTCCCGTATGACACCAGTAGTCCTGATTCTGATTGTGAATGTACTACAGAAGAAGAGTTTATAGATAGACTTGAAGAGTTATTGTACAAAAACAGGAATAAGACTATCTTACTGTCATCTCATCACCCTTTCCATAGCTACGGTGTACACGGTGGTTATTATTCTTTCAAAGATCATCTATTCCCACTGACCGTACTCGATGAAAACCTCTGGATCCCGATGCCGATAGTCGGGTCGCTTTATCCGCTATTACGTACTTCCGTTTTTTTGAACCCGGAAGACATGCCTCATCCGAAATATCAAAATTTGATTTCAAAAGTCACCGACGTGATTAGCGGGTTTCCTAATGTGATCCTCATAGCCGGTCATGAGCATGGCTTACAGTTCATTCGAAAAGACGGAAACTATCAAATCGTAAGTGGTTCCGGAGCAAAAAGTGCTTATGTTAAAAAAGCGGACAGCCTACTTTACGGCAGTTCTTTACAAGGTTTTGTAACAGTCGACCTCCTCGAAAACAGAAATACTGATGTTAGCTTTTATTTATATAACAATGATTCGGTAAGCCAATCATTTAAATATACGATTCAATACATAGACGAATCACTCATCGACGAACACTCTGCGCTAAATGATATTAAAGGAGATAGCATTGTCATCCAAGCAAACCCTAGATATAACAAACGGAATAATTTTCACAGAAAACTATTTGGTGAAAATTACCGTAAAGAATGGGCCGCAGAAACAAAGGTCCCCATTCTTCGTATCTCAGAAATCGAGGGAGGCCTCACGCCAATCAAGCGAGGTGGCGGTATGCAGACAGTCTCTATTCGTTTACAAGACAGTACAGGTAAACAATGGGTATTGCGCAGTGTAAATAAAAACTCAGAATCTTTACTACCTTCAGAACTCCATCATACATTCGCAAGCGATTTTATAGACGATGCGGTGAGTGCCCAGCATCCCTACTCCGCGTTGATGGTTCCACCAATAGCCAACGCAGCAAAAGTGCCCCATACCAATCCGGTTATCGGATGGGTCGCTCCAGACTCATTATTAGGCGTTTACAATCTAACAATTGCCAACACCTTAAATTTATTAGAGGAACGTGAACCCTTGGGTGATTCTGACAACTCAATAAAAATGGTCGAGAAGGTATTCAATGACAATGACGATACTTTCGGGGCAAAAACCTTTTTCCGATCCAGGTTATTGGATTTATTAATCGGTGACTGGGATCGACATGAAGATCAATACCGTTGGGTAGATGAAAAAGAAGGTAAAGACAAAGACTACCGCGTTGTTCCGAGAGATCGGGATCAGGTTATTCGGCTAATGGAGGGTCTTTTTCCTTCCATTGTATCTAGAAAATGGGCCGTCCCCACTATCCAGGGCTTTGATGATCACGTCCGAAACATGAATTATTCAATGTATAAGTCTGACTTTTTGGATGCACATCCAAAAATGCAATTAAGCTATGATGAATGGATGAGCCTGACAAATGAATTCGTAGCCAATGTAACCGACAGCGTATTATGGGAGAGCGTGCATAGCTTACCAAGCTCTTCCGTTGAACTTAGAGGCAAAGAGCTCTTTAAGACACTCTCAGCAAGGCGCGATGCCATTCCTGAGGCAATGGATGAATATTATCAGTTTGTCAATTCAATAGTTGACATTCGTCTCTCGAATAAAAACGAACGGGTCAAAATCACAGATGAAACAGATGGAGCAATGCGGATTTTGGTAAATAAGATCAATAAGGAAGGTGAAATCAAAAAAGAACTGATGAACAGGGTCTACCATCCTGACACGACCAAACGAATTAACTTGTATTTATCTGACGGGGTCGATAGTGTTGCAATGGATGCACCAAACTCACCGATACGATTACGAATTGTTGGTGGTCAGGAAAATAAAGTCATTGACATTAAACAAGCAAACAAGAAAGTTCATCTCTATGACCTGGCGAAAACGAATTCGACCTACCTCGGAGATAAAAAACAGCTAAAAACCCATATCTCCGCCGATAGCACACACACACGTTTCGAACCTGTGAATCTTTACAATGTGACGATGCCACTTGCGTCAATCGGTTACAACCTTGATGATGGGATTCTTTTAGGTGCAGGATTCAAATATGTTCATCAACGGGGTTTCAGAAAGACTCCCTTCACTCATTCACAAAAGGTTCTTGTCTCCGGTGCGCTAAAAACCGGCTCGTTTAAAGTCGACTACGAAGGTCACTGGAAAAACCTTATTGGCAAGGCAGATCTCGTTGTAAATGCCTATGCATTTGTACCAAACAATACACAGAACTTTTTTGGTTTAGGCAATGATTCTCAATTCGACAAATCATTAAATTCCAGCTATTATCGTGCACGTTTTAATTTATATGAATTGGAGCCAACATTGCAATGGAACCAAGAAGGTCGATCCTTTAAGATCGGTCCGTCATTTCAATATTACAGTTTAGACCCTTCAAAGAATGAAGGTCGATTAATACTTCAAGAAGATATTCTTCACAGTCACGATCGTTACGACATTGAAAAAGACAAATCGTTTGCCGGCTTGACGTCAGCATTTCATCTCGATAACCGCAACCATCATCTACTCCCTACCCAAGGAGGCTTTTTTAGTAGCAAAGCAAAGGCTTATGCAGGACTAAATGACGCGTCCAACTCTTTCGTACAAGTAAGCGCCGATATGGGTTTTTACAAAGGATTTGCCAATAATGCCATCGTTATTGCTGATCGTATCGGCGGAGGTGTTACCTTTGGAGACCCTGCATTTTATCAGTTACATTTCTTAGGAGGACAAGATAATCTTTTGGGAACACGAAAATACCGGTACGCAGGAAACCATATGTTTTATAATAACTTTGAAACACGAATTCGCCTGGCAAAAGTAGGTAGCTTTATCCTTCCAGGACAATTAGGGTTGATTGGATTTTACGATCTAGGCAAGGTATGGAGCGAAGGGTATAACAGCGATACAATCCATCAAACTTATGGGGGTGGCTTATATTACGCTCCTGCAATGATGGCTGTATTTCAACTGGTAGCCGGACATTCACAAGACGGGTGGTATCCGCATTTTAGTATGGGATTCCGCTTTTAG
- the ppk1 gene encoding polyphosphate kinase 1 gives MQKESQIFFNRDLSWLSFNERILDEAAKEDVPLLERINFLAIYSSNLDEFYRVRMPVLSALRKIKKQAKQQHATVPESKVHKKAKKIILQNQQRYGEILTGQVIPEMKKSQVYLAYNEGIPSEVLKETENYFYSRIVSSLEIVRSEQLTNFFPENNQLYFLVALNKVQDRKLVIVKIPSGEIGRFFQVQYESTTYIIFIDDIIRHHLPDIFRGHEHINAFSFKVTREAELDLENEYEGDIAKKIEEQLEKRDYGLATRILYQSDMPKKLLTELAELFSIPKISTMPGGRYHNLKDFFSFPVDRPAWKNIPQPPLAITLPGSPTLFESIQKQDMLISTPYQSYDTVLRFFNEAVINEDVEKIYTTIYRVAESSRILQALISAAKNGKKVTVFVELKARFDEGNNLKWAREMQKAGIKVLYTIPKLKVHAKVALIKQKSEKHPYLTLFSTGNLNENTATVYADHILLTAHREMGRELEQVFFFLSRRRRVSKTTKLKFEHLLVAQFNLTDVFIASIDQEIENAKAGLFAEITIKLNNLEEKNLINKLYEANNAGVKINLIIRSICRLIPGVHGMSEHISVRRIVDRYLEHSRVFIFNNNGDEQMYMGSADWMNRNIHNRIEVCFPIYDKTIKKEIKDVLTFQLNDTESAVLLDRELQNIPVDTLQKDGKNKIRAQKETYLYFKNKKQRKYA, from the coding sequence ATGCAAAAAGAGTCTCAGATTTTCTTCAACCGCGATCTTAGCTGGCTTTCATTCAATGAGCGTATACTCGATGAAGCAGCTAAAGAGGATGTGCCACTTCTTGAAAGAATCAATTTCTTGGCAATATATTCTTCGAATCTGGATGAATTTTATCGTGTTCGCATGCCTGTACTATCCGCACTCAGAAAGATCAAAAAACAAGCAAAACAACAACATGCTACTGTTCCGGAAAGTAAGGTTCACAAGAAAGCCAAGAAGATCATTTTACAAAACCAACAACGCTACGGAGAGATATTAACCGGACAGGTAATCCCCGAAATGAAAAAGAGCCAGGTCTATCTAGCATACAACGAGGGTATTCCATCAGAGGTTTTGAAAGAAACAGAAAATTATTTCTATTCGAGGATTGTTTCGTCGTTAGAAATTGTTCGGTCAGAGCAGTTAACCAACTTTTTCCCGGAGAATAATCAACTTTATTTTCTAGTCGCGCTTAACAAAGTGCAGGACAGGAAACTGGTAATCGTGAAAATACCTTCGGGTGAAATCGGGCGCTTCTTTCAAGTGCAATATGAATCAACAACCTACATTATTTTTATTGACGATATTATTCGCCATCACCTTCCTGATATTTTCAGAGGCCATGAACATATCAATGCTTTTTCATTTAAAGTGACTCGAGAAGCAGAACTTGACTTAGAAAATGAATACGAAGGCGATATTGCGAAAAAAATTGAAGAGCAACTAGAAAAACGCGATTATGGACTTGCGACTCGTATCCTATACCAGTCCGATATGCCGAAAAAGTTGTTGACCGAACTGGCTGAACTATTTTCCATTCCGAAGATTAGCACCATGCCTGGCGGACGTTACCATAACTTAAAAGATTTTTTCTCATTTCCGGTTGACCGCCCAGCATGGAAAAACATACCACAACCTCCTCTTGCCATAACGCTGCCGGGTAGTCCTACCCTCTTCGAGTCCATTCAAAAGCAAGATATGCTAATCAGTACGCCCTACCAATCGTACGATACCGTGCTGCGATTTTTCAATGAAGCCGTCATCAATGAAGATGTAGAAAAAATCTATACAACGATTTACCGCGTCGCAGAGTCTTCGAGGATTCTGCAAGCACTTATAAGCGCTGCAAAAAATGGTAAAAAGGTAACCGTTTTCGTAGAATTAAAGGCTCGTTTCGATGAGGGGAACAACCTCAAATGGGCTAGAGAGATGCAAAAAGCAGGCATTAAAGTACTTTACACCATCCCGAAGCTTAAAGTGCATGCAAAAGTAGCGCTGATAAAACAGAAATCTGAAAAACATCCTTATTTAACTCTATTTTCCACGGGCAACCTGAACGAAAATACAGCTACAGTATATGCAGACCATATCCTATTAACAGCCCATAGGGAAATGGGGCGTGAATTAGAACAAGTCTTCTTCTTTCTGTCCAGGCGCCGTCGTGTCAGTAAAACTACAAAACTAAAATTCGAACATTTATTAGTTGCACAATTTAATCTTACTGATGTGTTTATAGCCTCTATTGACCAGGAAATAGAAAATGCTAAAGCAGGCTTGTTTGCTGAAATAACGATTAAACTCAATAATCTGGAAGAAAAGAACCTGATCAACAAGCTTTACGAAGCGAACAACGCTGGTGTAAAGATTAATCTTATTATCCGTAGTATCTGTCGTTTAATACCGGGTGTTCATGGTATGAGTGAACATATTTCAGTTAGAAGAATTGTTGATCGTTACCTAGAACATAGCAGGGTATTCATTTTTAATAATAACGGGGATGAACAGATGTATATGGGTTCGGCCGACTGGATGAACCGTAATATACACAACCGCATTGAGGTGTGTTTTCCTATTTATGACAAAACTATTAAAAAGGAAATAAAAGATGTTCTTACATTTCAACTTAACGACACAGAGTCTGCTGTTTTACTTGATCGGGAGCTACAGAATATTCCGGTGGATACGTTACAAAAGGACGGCAAAAACAAGATTCGTGCGCAAAAGGAAACATATCTTTATTTTAAAAATAAAAAGCAACGAAAATATGCGTAA
- a CDS encoding Pycsar system effector family protein, giving the protein MDYDKLIEDAAAYAQTYIDKREDATLSFHNSIHMREVVEAVRKISNHYQLEKRESAIVKIAAYFHDIGYYEHGCTGHELRGADLAEAFLLENKADQEMITQVKNCILATKPPQSPKNLLEEIVCDADLYHLGSDWFTVRNKLMRREAEASGVEVDKNEWRRETIKLLENHRYHTSYCRELLGKKKQENLDALKQKELDELVNTEVSNKQKKRPDRGIETMFRITSTNNQRLSDMADNKANILITVNSIILSVVIALLLRKLDNNAHLIIPTAILLTASLGTMVLAILATRPSIPNVTHTVDEVKEKKVNLLFFGNFYKMKLPDYDSGMRAVMEDRDYLYGTLIKDVYSQGVVLGRKFKLLRQAYSIFMYGLIISVIAFIIVVMTNVNV; this is encoded by the coding sequence ATGGACTACGACAAACTAATCGAAGATGCAGCCGCTTATGCTCAGACATATATTGATAAGCGTGAAGATGCTACCTTAAGTTTTCACAACAGCATTCACATGCGTGAAGTAGTTGAAGCTGTAAGAAAGATTTCCAATCACTATCAATTGGAAAAGAGAGAATCCGCAATCGTTAAAATTGCTGCTTATTTTCATGATATTGGATATTATGAACATGGGTGCACCGGTCACGAGCTTAGAGGGGCCGACCTTGCAGAAGCTTTTCTTTTAGAGAACAAGGCTGACCAGGAAATGATCACTCAGGTAAAAAATTGTATTTTAGCTACTAAACCGCCGCAAAGCCCAAAGAACTTGCTAGAGGAAATTGTGTGTGATGCCGATTTATATCATTTGGGAAGTGACTGGTTTACTGTCCGAAATAAACTTATGCGCCGGGAAGCAGAAGCTTCAGGTGTGGAAGTAGATAAAAATGAGTGGCGACGTGAAACGATTAAATTACTAGAGAACCATCGCTACCATACCAGCTATTGTCGAGAACTACTCGGTAAAAAAAAGCAAGAGAATCTGGATGCGTTAAAACAGAAGGAACTAGACGAGTTGGTAAACACGGAAGTCTCGAATAAACAGAAGAAAAGACCTGATCGTGGAATAGAGACCATGTTTCGGATCACATCAACCAACAATCAGCGATTAAGCGATATGGCTGATAACAAAGCCAATATCTTGATCACCGTTAATTCGATCATCCTTTCGGTAGTTATCGCGTTATTGCTTAGAAAGCTAGACAATAATGCCCATCTGATTATCCCTACCGCCATACTTTTAACAGCTAGTCTGGGCACCATGGTTCTTGCTATCTTAGCGACGCGACCGTCGATTCCTAATGTAACCCATACAGTTGACGAAGTAAAAGAGAAAAAAGTCAACCTCCTCTTCTTTGGTAATTTTTATAAAATGAAACTACCGGATTATGATAGCGGGATGCGCGCGGTTATGGAGGATCGAGACTATCTGTACGGAACGCTGATCAAAGACGTATACTCACAGGGAGTGGTTCTCGGCAGAAAATTTAAGCTTTTAAGACAGGCTTACAGTATTTTTATGTATGGACTTATCATATCGGTCATTGCCTTTATTATCGTGGTTATGACCAATGTAAATGTATAG
- a CDS encoding SdiA-regulated domain-containing protein codes for MRNSIRTVILLSILSSALISCAQEKTVYTSPAGYDLTQPETFYLIDALHEISGITFPFRDSDMLVAIEDETGTLYHFQPGEKDIIHSKFGKKGDYEGIAATSREIVVLKSDGTLYTMSLEHSKNGTIQNVIKTEGLIPDDEYEGVAVDTTNDLIYVLCKECKADKKSDTVSGYIIERKGNKPVVISNFQVDSEQINSFHTLKGKDFRPSALAKNTQTDEWYILSSINKMLVVTDADWNVKTVYPLNPKHFNQPEGIAFDRYHNLYISNEGGDKTKKGTILKFRMSQ; via the coding sequence ATGCGTAATTCAATACGAACTGTCATTCTGTTATCCATACTTTCGAGTGCGTTAATATCATGTGCACAGGAAAAAACTGTATATACCAGTCCCGCCGGCTATGATTTAACACAGCCGGAAACTTTTTATCTCATTGATGCATTACATGAAATTTCAGGTATAACTTTCCCTTTTCGTGATTCTGACATGTTAGTAGCCATAGAAGACGAAACCGGCACCTTATATCATTTCCAACCGGGTGAAAAAGATATTATACATAGTAAATTTGGTAAGAAGGGAGATTATGAGGGTATTGCGGCAACTTCGCGGGAAATCGTAGTTCTGAAAAGTGATGGTACATTATACACGATGTCACTTGAACATAGTAAAAACGGGACTATTCAAAATGTTATCAAGACGGAAGGTCTAATTCCTGATGACGAATATGAAGGAGTAGCTGTCGACACCACGAATGATTTAATTTATGTGTTATGTAAAGAGTGTAAAGCTGATAAAAAATCGGACACCGTAAGCGGCTATATTATTGAAAGAAAAGGCAACAAACCAGTAGTTATAAGTAATTTCCAGGTTGACTCAGAACAAATTAATTCATTCCACACCCTGAAAGGAAAAGATTTTCGACCTTCAGCTCTGGCGAAAAACACACAAACAGATGAATGGTATATTCTTTCATCGATTAATAAAATGCTTGTTGTTACCGACGCTGACTGGAATGTAAAAACTGTCTACCCATTAAATCCCAAACACTTCAACCAGCCGGAAGGCATCGCGTTCGATCGTTACCATAATCTATACATCAGTAATGAAGGTGGTGACAAAACTAAAAAAGGTACTATTCTTAAATTCCGAATGTCCCAATGA